A region of Salvelinus alpinus chromosome 6, SLU_Salpinus.1, whole genome shotgun sequence DNA encodes the following proteins:
- the LOC139577923 gene encoding C-type lectin domain family 12 member B-like: MDDYINNQVIEEKQKRAMRRVKTETNRSGPADSGRTLYRMVAVSFGMLCVLQVTLNISLRLVYNRCFKYSEERDQLQTSYNTLTEERDQLWTSYNNLTKERDQLQTERDFLSGRLTNLKQTCPEGWQKFESSWYFLSTETKTWNESREDCLERGADLVIINSDKEQVRERK, translated from the exons ATGGATGACTACATCAACAACCAGGTTATTGAAGAAAAGCAGAAGAGAGCAATGAGGAGAGTGAAGACTGAGACCAATCGCTCAG GACCTGCGGATTCAGGGAGAACACTCTACAGGATGGTTGCTGTGAGTTTTGGGATGCTGTGTGTTCTACAAGTCACTCTCAACATCTCCCTGAGACTAGTCT ATAACAGATGCTTCAAatattctgaagagagagaccagctacagaccagttacaacaccctgactgaagagagagaccagctatggacgagttacaacaacctgactaaagagagagaccagctacagactgAGAGAGATTTTCTTAGCGGGAGGCTTACCAATCTCA AACAAACATGTCCTGAAGGCTGGCAGAAATTTGAATCCAGTTGGTACTTCCTGTCTActgagactaaaacctggaatgagagcagagaggactgtctggagagaggagcagacctgGTGATCATAAACAGTGATAAggaacaggtgagagagagaaag